In one window of Prosthecobacter fusiformis DNA:
- the ispG gene encoding (E)-4-hydroxy-3-methylbut-2-enyl-diphosphate synthase, which translates to MTATSLLRYCPDLYHYQRRETRLVTVGNVGIGGGNPIRVQSMITSDTRDAEACIRQSLDLAAAGCEIVRVTAQTRVIAENLQHIRDGIRAAGCDVPLVADIHFKPDAAMEAVKWVEKVRVNPGNYADKKKFAVKEYTDEQYAEEVAYMEAQFVPLVQECKKLGRAMRIGTNHGSLSDRIMNRHGDTPHGMVESALEFARIARANDFHNFLFSMKASNPKVMIEAYRLLVAHLNSLGSDWNYPIHLGVTEAGDGEDGRIKSAIGIGSLLSDGIGDTIRVSLTEDAIYEIPVAQALVKSVQAGVRDGHCGATSSTLPISYDPFTYSRRATDRLTINGIEVGGGATVAVFTSRRKWDAVSHKFDKLGDFKPEIVVEDSGVIAIDPREDTSLHDLNSSVDARLVTVADGLDLAPIHAFRLLAAKLDARHSILLKDTLLGEAAATPETPQDFTSNLLTAATNIGSLLCDGIGDAVLVNGEEAPGQSLRLSYNILQAAGVRIFKTDYVACPSCGRTLFNLQSTTQKIRSSTGHLKGVRIAVMGCIVNGPGEMADADFGYVGGAPGKINLYVGKTAVKFNIPEEEAVERLVDLIKEHGRWFEAPLAA; encoded by the coding sequence ATGACTGCCACCAGCCTGCTCCGTTACTGCCCTGACCTCTACCATTACCAGCGCCGCGAGACGCGCCTGGTGACTGTGGGCAATGTCGGCATTGGGGGCGGCAATCCCATCCGTGTGCAGTCCATGATCACCAGCGATACCCGCGATGCCGAAGCCTGCATCCGCCAGTCCCTGGATCTCGCCGCCGCAGGTTGTGAAATCGTCCGCGTCACCGCCCAGACACGCGTCATCGCGGAAAACCTCCAGCACATCCGCGATGGCATCCGCGCCGCCGGTTGTGATGTCCCCCTCGTTGCCGATATCCACTTCAAGCCCGATGCCGCCATGGAGGCCGTCAAGTGGGTGGAAAAAGTCCGCGTCAATCCCGGCAACTACGCCGACAAAAAGAAGTTCGCCGTCAAGGAGTACACGGACGAGCAATACGCCGAAGAAGTCGCCTACATGGAGGCCCAGTTTGTACCGCTGGTTCAGGAGTGTAAAAAACTCGGCCGCGCTATGCGCATCGGCACCAACCACGGCAGCCTTAGCGACCGCATCATGAACCGCCATGGCGATACCCCCCATGGCATGGTGGAAAGCGCCCTCGAATTCGCCCGCATCGCCCGCGCCAACGACTTCCACAACTTCCTCTTCTCGATGAAGGCCAGCAATCCCAAGGTCATGATCGAGGCCTATCGCTTGCTCGTCGCCCATCTCAATTCCCTCGGCAGTGATTGGAACTACCCCATTCATCTCGGCGTCACCGAGGCCGGCGATGGCGAAGACGGCCGCATCAAAAGCGCCATCGGCATCGGCTCCCTCCTTTCCGATGGCATTGGCGATACCATCCGCGTCTCCCTCACGGAGGATGCCATTTATGAAATTCCCGTCGCCCAGGCCCTGGTAAAATCCGTTCAGGCTGGCGTCCGCGACGGCCACTGCGGGGCCACCAGCAGCACCCTGCCCATCAGCTACGATCCCTTCACCTACAGCCGTCGCGCCACGGACCGCCTAACCATTAATGGTATCGAAGTCGGCGGTGGAGCCACCGTTGCCGTTTTCACCTCCCGCCGTAAATGGGATGCCGTTTCCCACAAGTTCGACAAGCTTGGCGACTTCAAGCCTGAGATCGTCGTCGAAGACAGCGGCGTCATCGCCATCGACCCCCGCGAAGACACTTCCCTGCACGACCTCAACTCCTCTGTCGATGCCCGGCTCGTCACCGTCGCCGATGGCCTCGATCTCGCTCCCATCCACGCTTTCCGCCTCCTCGCGGCTAAGCTGGATGCCCGCCACTCCATCCTCCTCAAAGACACCCTCCTGGGCGAGGCCGCAGCCACCCCGGAAACACCCCAGGACTTCACCAGCAATCTCCTCACCGCCGCCACCAACATCGGCTCCCTCCTCTGCGATGGCATAGGCGATGCCGTTCTGGTCAATGGCGAAGAAGCCCCCGGCCAGTCCCTCCGCCTCAGCTACAACATCCTCCAGGCCGCAGGCGTCCGCATCTTTAAGACCGACTACGTCGCCTGCCCGAGCTGCGGCCGCACCCTCTTCAATCTCCAGAGCACCACCCAAAAAATCCGCTCCTCCACCGGCCATCTCAAAGGCGTGCGCATCGCCGTCATGGGTTGCATTGTGAATGGTCCCGGCGAAATGGCCGATGCAGATTTTGGCTACGTGGGCGGCGCTCCGGGTAAGATCAATCTTTATGTCGGCAAAACGGCCGTCAAATTTAACATCCCGGAAGAAGAGGCCGTCGAGCGACTCGTGGACCTCATCAAGGAGCATGGCCGCTGGTTTGAGGCTCCCCTCGCAGCCTGA
- the glgX gene encoding glycogen debranching protein GlgX yields MPSDPNRPGVTLTREGTHFTVFSRHATHVDLCLYAPSDPSRETARIRMTRGESDLWQAFVPKARAGQLYGYRAHGPWMPGSALRYNPNKLLLDPYALAIVGKPDGSTGMLGTGGTTHFPGAFDNGAEALKSAVVDTYYNWRKDAPPRIPWQDTVLYELHVKGFTQNHPDVPKKLRGTYAGLAHPAVTSYLKKLGVTSLQLLPVHQHLDDQFLLEKGLTNYWGYNTIGFFAPHNEYASNADPTVQVREFKDMVKGLHAAGLEVILDVVYNHTAEGDERGPTLLFRGLDDRMYYRHTFDEHGSNYINITGCGNAVDSATPPTLRLILDSLRYWVTEMHVDGFRFDLAVTVARDHHDNYDANSQFLAAVAQDPVLSQVKLIAEPWDIFRMDSYQVGGFPEPWRELNGKYRDSVRRFWAGDEGSTAEFAKRICGSQDVFGWNQRPALSTINFLTSHDGFTLLDLVSYASKHNEANGEDNRDGDNANHSVSCGVEGPTQDPRVLNLRARLRRSLLATLMTSVGVPFINAGDERGRTQKGNNNAYCQDNELSWIDWSQCDEEMLDFTRRIIALRKSMANLRRTQFFSGQTDPATGIADVTWLEGDASLLCHEEWHDPKRSFFGALLDGQPPVLLLFNRGDLPQTFELPGTNATVWSLIFDTSLVTGFLPPDSRLIEGSVSFQIKASSIACLRLKRGPALANAHC; encoded by the coding sequence ATGCCTTCTGACCCCAACCGTCCCGGTGTCACCCTCACTCGCGAGGGCACGCATTTCACGGTCTTTTCACGCCATGCCACCCACGTAGATCTCTGCCTCTACGCTCCTTCGGACCCCTCCCGCGAAACCGCCCGCATCCGCATGACCCGCGGGGAGAGCGACCTCTGGCAGGCCTTTGTGCCCAAGGCCCGCGCAGGCCAGCTTTACGGCTATCGCGCCCATGGTCCCTGGATGCCCGGCAGCGCCCTGCGTTACAATCCCAATAAACTCCTGCTGGACCCTTACGCCCTCGCCATCGTCGGCAAGCCGGATGGCAGCACTGGCATGCTCGGCACCGGCGGCACCACCCACTTTCCCGGTGCCTTTGACAACGGGGCCGAAGCCCTCAAATCCGCCGTTGTCGATACCTACTACAACTGGCGCAAAGACGCCCCCCCACGCATCCCATGGCAGGACACCGTGCTCTATGAACTGCACGTCAAAGGCTTCACACAAAACCACCCAGACGTACCCAAAAAACTCCGGGGCACCTACGCCGGTCTCGCCCATCCCGCCGTCACCTCGTATCTGAAAAAACTCGGCGTCACCAGCCTTCAGCTCCTCCCCGTCCACCAGCATCTGGATGACCAGTTCCTCCTGGAAAAAGGCCTCACCAATTACTGGGGCTACAACACCATCGGCTTCTTCGCCCCCCACAACGAATACGCCTCCAACGCAGACCCCACCGTACAGGTGCGCGAGTTCAAAGACATGGTCAAAGGCCTCCACGCCGCCGGGCTCGAGGTCATTCTGGACGTCGTTTATAACCACACCGCCGAAGGCGATGAACGCGGCCCCACCCTCCTCTTTCGTGGCCTGGATGACCGCATGTACTACCGTCATACCTTTGACGAGCACGGCTCCAATTACATCAACATCACCGGCTGCGGCAATGCCGTGGATTCCGCCACGCCCCCCACCCTCCGCCTCATCCTCGATAGCCTCCGCTATTGGGTCACAGAGATGCATGTGGACGGCTTCCGTTTTGACCTCGCCGTCACCGTCGCCCGGGATCATCATGACAATTACGATGCCAATTCCCAGTTCCTCGCCGCCGTCGCCCAGGATCCCGTCCTGTCTCAGGTAAAGCTCATCGCCGAGCCCTGGGACATCTTCCGCATGGATAGCTACCAAGTCGGCGGATTCCCCGAGCCATGGCGTGAGCTCAATGGCAAATATCGCGATTCCGTTCGCCGCTTCTGGGCTGGGGATGAAGGCTCGACTGCCGAATTCGCCAAGCGCATCTGCGGCAGCCAGGACGTCTTCGGCTGGAATCAGCGCCCCGCCCTCAGCACCATCAATTTCCTCACCAGTCACGATGGTTTTACCCTCCTGGACCTCGTCAGTTATGCCAGCAAGCACAACGAAGCCAATGGCGAGGACAACCGCGATGGCGACAATGCCAACCACAGCGTCAGTTGCGGCGTCGAAGGCCCCACCCAGGACCCCCGTGTGCTCAATCTCCGCGCCCGCCTACGCCGCAGTCTCCTCGCCACCCTCATGACCTCCGTCGGCGTCCCCTTCATCAATGCCGGGGATGAGCGAGGCCGCACCCAGAAAGGCAATAACAACGCCTACTGCCAGGACAACGAGCTTAGCTGGATCGACTGGAGCCAGTGCGATGAAGAGATGCTGGATTTCACCCGCCGCATCATCGCCTTGCGGAAAAGCATGGCCAATCTCCGCCGCACCCAGTTCTTCTCCGGCCAGACAGATCCAGCCACTGGCATCGCCGATGTCACCTGGCTGGAGGGAGATGCCAGCCTCCTCTGCCATGAAGAATGGCACGACCCCAAGCGCTCCTTCTTCGGTGCACTCTTGGATGGCCAGCCTCCCGTACTCCTCCTCTTCAATCGCGGGGATCTCCCTCAGACCTTCGAGCTCCCCGGCACCAATGCCACCGTCTGGAGCCTTATCTTTGATACCAGCCTCGTCACCGGCTTCCTTCCCCCAGATTCACGCCTCATCGAAGGCAGCGTCTCCTTCCAGATCAAAGCCAGCTCCATCGCCTGCCTCCGCCTCAAACGCGGCCCCGCCCTCGCCAACGCCCATTGCTAA
- a CDS encoding DUF58 domain-containing protein, with translation MPSHLDTAALARIRSLELRAKVIVEGLWKGMHRSPYHGFSVEFSEYRAYVQGDDPRSIDWKVLARSDRTFIKKFEDETNLRCQLVVDHSRSMQFGSGPMTKAAYAATLAATMALFLMQQGDAVGVTTFGQTLQEHIPARNRPGHLRRLMLELEKPAPAGATSLDLSVKQLADLVRKRGLICLVSDLLAPVDKLEKQLGWLGAMGHDVVLFHVMDRAEIDFTFEKSAHFRDAETGTERFIDPATARDTYLNRLTVHRDFIRRACERQAIEYHWTPTDTPLESVLFDFLSARARKKGGPRR, from the coding sequence ATGCCCTCCCACCTCGATACCGCCGCCCTCGCCCGCATCCGCTCCCTCGAGCTGCGGGCCAAGGTCATCGTCGAGGGCCTCTGGAAAGGCATGCACCGCAGCCCTTATCACGGCTTCTCTGTCGAGTTCAGCGAATACCGCGCCTATGTCCAGGGCGACGACCCCCGCTCCATTGACTGGAAAGTCCTCGCCCGTAGCGACCGCACCTTCATCAAAAAATTCGAGGACGAGACCAACCTCCGCTGCCAGCTCGTCGTGGACCACAGTCGCTCCATGCAGTTCGGCTCCGGCCCCATGACCAAGGCCGCCTACGCCGCCACCCTCGCCGCCACCATGGCCCTCTTCCTCATGCAGCAGGGGGATGCCGTCGGCGTCACCACCTTCGGCCAGACTCTTCAAGAGCACATCCCCGCCCGCAACCGCCCCGGTCACCTCCGCCGCCTCATGCTGGAGCTTGAAAAGCCAGCCCCTGCTGGTGCCACCTCCCTGGATCTCAGTGTCAAACAGCTCGCCGATCTTGTCCGCAAACGCGGCCTCATCTGCCTCGTCTCAGACCTCCTCGCCCCCGTGGACAAGCTCGAAAAACAACTCGGCTGGTTAGGCGCCATGGGCCACGACGTCGTCCTCTTCCACGTCATGGACCGTGCCGAAATCGACTTCACCTTCGAAAAGTCCGCCCACTTCCGCGATGCCGAAACCGGCACCGAGCGCTTCATCGACCCCGCCACCGCCCGCGATACCTACCTCAACCGCCTCACCGTCCACCGCGACTTCATTCGCCGCGCCTGCGAGCGCCAGGCCATCGAATACCACTGGACCCCCACCGACACCCCCCTCGAATCCGTCCTCTTCGATTTCCTCTCCGCCCGCGCCCGCAAAAAAGGAGGCCCCCGCCGATAA
- the rseP gene encoding RIP metalloprotease RseP produces the protein MQWLSSLGTVGEVLRIIILIFEVLLVFNLMILVHEWGHFLAARWRGLKVEAFYIWFGKPLWKKTINGVEYGLGSIPAGGFVKLPQMAPMGTIEGESTSEEPLPPIKPLDKMIVAFAGPLFSFGLACVFALLVSWLGKPQSEAFVTTTIGYVVEDSPSAKAGLKAGDVIKSIDGLPIRRFEGFVDSVRWGVIASEGTEILFEVDRPGEGIKKIPVSALWPDVDKKPSSWWKSIFERPVLREVGIMGKSTPMVGAVQENSPAADAGLQPNDEILSVDGIPLLSPVQLREYLEDKGGKSVQVLVRRTDKKATTAQSVELTVSLTPRIPDKAPPEYDRPMVGIEWHATGERKLAYPPVSEQISDAARSMFSMISKLVSGNSDISPAHMSGPVGIGRVYYNLLQDPAALLQILWFSVVLNINLAIMNMLPFPVLDGGHITMAIAEAIRRKPLHSRALEWIQTACALTLFGFIFFVTFKDLGDIFIGGGNKKPNPSEELKWLPKDQRPDTN, from the coding sequence ATGCAATGGCTTTCCTCTCTCGGCACTGTTGGTGAAGTGCTCCGCATCATCATCCTCATTTTTGAAGTCCTTCTCGTCTTCAACCTGATGATTCTCGTCCACGAATGGGGCCATTTCCTCGCCGCCCGCTGGCGTGGACTCAAGGTGGAAGCCTTCTACATCTGGTTTGGCAAGCCCCTGTGGAAAAAGACCATCAACGGCGTCGAATACGGCCTTGGCAGTATCCCCGCCGGCGGTTTCGTCAAACTCCCCCAGATGGCCCCCATGGGCACCATTGAAGGGGAATCCACCTCCGAAGAGCCTCTTCCGCCCATCAAGCCGCTGGACAAGATGATCGTCGCCTTCGCCGGTCCCCTCTTCAGCTTCGGCCTCGCCTGCGTCTTCGCCCTCCTCGTTAGCTGGCTGGGCAAACCCCAGTCCGAAGCCTTCGTCACCACCACCATCGGCTACGTTGTTGAAGACAGCCCTTCCGCCAAAGCCGGTCTCAAGGCCGGTGACGTCATCAAGAGCATCGATGGCCTCCCCATCCGCCGCTTTGAAGGGTTTGTGGACAGCGTCCGCTGGGGCGTCATCGCCAGCGAGGGCACCGAAATCCTTTTTGAAGTGGACCGTCCCGGTGAAGGCATCAAAAAAATCCCCGTCTCCGCCCTGTGGCCGGATGTGGACAAAAAGCCCAGCTCCTGGTGGAAAAGCATCTTCGAACGCCCCGTCCTCCGTGAAGTCGGCATCATGGGCAAATCCACCCCCATGGTCGGTGCCGTCCAGGAAAACAGCCCCGCCGCCGATGCAGGCCTGCAGCCCAATGACGAGATCCTCAGCGTTGATGGCATTCCCCTGCTCAGCCCCGTTCAGTTGCGCGAATACCTCGAAGACAAAGGTGGCAAATCCGTCCAGGTCCTCGTTCGCCGCACAGACAAAAAAGCAACAACCGCCCAATCGGTTGAGCTGACCGTCTCCCTGACCCCTCGTATTCCCGACAAAGCCCCGCCGGAATATGACCGCCCCATGGTCGGCATCGAATGGCACGCCACAGGAGAGCGCAAGCTCGCCTACCCTCCCGTGTCCGAGCAGATCTCCGACGCTGCCCGTAGCATGTTCAGCATGATCAGCAAACTGGTCTCTGGCAATTCCGACATCAGCCCTGCCCACATGAGCGGCCCCGTCGGCATTGGCCGTGTGTATTACAACCTCCTCCAGGACCCTGCTGCACTCCTCCAGATCCTCTGGTTCAGCGTCGTGCTGAACATCAACCTCGCCATCATGAACATGCTGCCCTTCCCCGTGCTCGATGGCGGCCACATCACCATGGCCATCGCCGAAGCCATCCGCCGCAAGCCCCTCCACTCCCGCGCCCTCGAATGGATCCAGACCGCCTGCGCCCTCACCCTCTTCGGCTTCATCTTCTTCGTCACCTTCAAAGACCTCGGAGACATCTTCATCGGCGGCGGCAACAAAAAACCCAACCCCTCCGAAGAACTCAAATGGCTGCCCAAGGATCAACGGCCCGACACGAACTGA
- a CDS encoding AAA family ATPase → MSDLTDSSPAAPALTEKEVIETLAGARERIIAEVGKVIVGQTQVIDEMLIALLSGGHCLITGAPGLAKTLLVKTVADVFDLSFHRIQFTPDLMPSDITGTEILEDTPTGRKLVFKPGPVFANMILADEINRTPPKTQASLLEAMQEHQVTVAGNTLHLPEPFFVLATQNPIEMEGTYPLPEAQLDRFMLNIVIDYLSEDDEVSVVTRTTGGKPQPVQRLFHGPQLQAFHGVVKKVPIAEDVARFAVRLSAASRPGRPGVPDFVNEWVSWGAGTRASQCLVLGGKTRALLHGRAHVTLDDIRAMAHPVLRHRILINYRAEAEGVTVSKVIDRLLETLK, encoded by the coding sequence ATGTCTGACCTCACCGACTCCTCTCCTGCCGCCCCCGCCCTCACAGAAAAGGAAGTCATCGAAACCCTCGCCGGGGCCAGGGAGCGCATCATCGCTGAGGTCGGCAAAGTCATCGTCGGCCAGACCCAGGTCATCGATGAAATGCTCATCGCCCTCCTCTCCGGCGGCCATTGCCTCATCACCGGTGCACCCGGCCTCGCGAAAACACTTTTGGTTAAAACCGTCGCTGATGTCTTCGATCTCAGCTTCCACCGCATCCAGTTCACCCCGGACCTCATGCCCTCGGACATCACCGGCACCGAGATCCTCGAAGACACCCCCACCGGCCGCAAGCTCGTCTTCAAGCCCGGCCCCGTCTTCGCCAACATGATCCTCGCCGACGAGATCAACCGCACCCCGCCCAAGACCCAGGCCTCCCTGCTGGAGGCCATGCAGGAGCACCAGGTCACCGTCGCTGGCAACACCCTCCACCTCCCGGAACCCTTCTTCGTCCTCGCCACCCAAAACCCCATCGAGATGGAGGGCACCTACCCTCTCCCTGAAGCCCAGCTCGACCGCTTCATGCTCAACATCGTCATCGATTACCTCAGCGAGGATGATGAAGTCTCCGTCGTCACCCGCACCACCGGCGGCAAGCCCCAACCCGTCCAGCGCCTCTTCCACGGCCCCCAGCTCCAGGCCTTCCACGGCGTCGTCAAAAAAGTCCCCATTGCCGAAGACGTCGCCCGCTTCGCCGTCCGCCTCTCCGCCGCCTCACGGCCCGGCCGTCCCGGCGTCCCAGATTTTGTCAATGAATGGGTCTCCTGGGGAGCAGGCACCCGCGCCTCTCAATGCCTCGTGTTAGGCGGAAAAACCCGCGCCCTCCTCCACGGCCGCGCCCACGTCACCCTCGACGACATCCGCGCCATGGCCCACCCCGTCCTCCGCCACCGCATCCTCATCAACTACCGCGCCGAAGCCGAAGGCGTCACCGTCAGCAAAGTCATCGACCGCCTCCTCGAAACCTTAAAGTAA
- a CDS encoding PIN domain-containing protein, whose translation MIWYADASFLVSAFGEDTNTAEAKAWLRKCTDFPLLITRLSVLEAETALRAAVAGKRLSEQQMTLAIAGVHRATLEGYLHRKDAPQHQWFPQAHRISAHSGTSSIGRALDILHISAALIFKADGLLTFDKNQRMLAESQGLKVQP comes from the coding sequence GTGATCTGGTATGCTGATGCCAGCTTTCTGGTGTCCGCCTTTGGCGAAGATACCAACACCGCCGAAGCCAAAGCTTGGCTGCGAAAATGCACTGATTTTCCATTACTGATCACGAGGTTGTCTGTTTTGGAAGCCGAAACGGCTTTGCGTGCTGCCGTTGCGGGGAAACGGCTTTCCGAGCAACAAATGACCCTGGCCATCGCTGGGGTTCATCGAGCCACTTTGGAGGGTTACCTGCATCGAAAAGACGCACCTCAACATCAATGGTTTCCCCAGGCCCATCGCATCAGCGCTCATTCGGGAACATCTTCCATAGGCCGCGCATTGGACATCCTGCACATCTCTGCTGCCTTAATCTTCAAAGCCGATGGCCTGCTAACCTTTGATAAAAACCAGCGTATGCTCGCAGAATCTCAAGGGCTGAAAGTTCAGCCATAG
- a CDS encoding Uma2 family endonuclease gives MIDLLTKPAFQKRALPLSVAAWHEMIAKNMVPKRSELIRGVIVEKMPKSILHVKLVGRLLQLLQTWVGSTHWVRKEDPLTLADSEPEPDVSVVSGSESDYVAHPVTALLTVEVSVSTLEEDREMAAIYAEAGVVEFWIVNARQQSIEVYREPTPAGYARVESVSLEGTLVCGSLPGVTVAVRELFDGLVPGEQVDGAVQES, from the coding sequence ATGATTGACCTGCTGACTAAGCCCGCTTTTCAAAAGCGTGCCCTGCCATTATCGGTGGCGGCGTGGCATGAGATGATCGCCAAGAACATGGTGCCGAAGAGGTCGGAACTCATCCGGGGAGTGATTGTTGAGAAGATGCCTAAATCCATTCTGCATGTGAAACTGGTGGGGCGGCTGTTGCAGTTGCTGCAAACGTGGGTCGGTAGTACGCATTGGGTGCGTAAGGAAGACCCCCTCACTTTGGCTGACTCGGAACCGGAACCGGATGTTTCAGTGGTGTCAGGGAGTGAAAGTGATTATGTGGCTCATCCTGTCACCGCACTTCTGACGGTGGAGGTCTCGGTATCTACGCTGGAGGAGGACCGGGAGATGGCGGCTATTTATGCTGAGGCCGGGGTGGTTGAATTTTGGATCGTCAATGCGCGGCAACAGTCCATTGAAGTTTATCGGGAACCGACGCCAGCGGGCTATGCTCGTGTGGAGAGCGTTTCGCTGGAGGGAACGCTTGTTTGCGGGAGCCTGCCAGGGGTGACGGTGGCGGTGAGGGAGCTTTTCGACGGGTTGGTACCTGGAGAACAGGTGGATGGGGCAGTCCAGGAGAGCTGA
- a CDS encoding BatA domain-containing protein, with product MTWLFPLYLLGAAAIIGPILMHLRRRPPQDRVEFSSLMFLDAQPPMPVSKRRLEHWLLLLLRCLALILLALMFARPLWRGEETAALSQNHATLILVDRSASMQRADLWPRAQAEAARLLAAATPADRLALATFDRDFTPLWTFSEDASSASTRTATANQRLQQTRPGWASTDLGLALVQATTLFTSQPGLTGLKKRIIVLTDFQEGTRLDALRSQVWPETIAVSLHRLDAPDSDNLSLSLAATTTEDNNEDDNTASLPTSSPRRPTARLRLSNTRDSKAANFTLAWEKGGAEAITGYLPPGATRVLTAPPIADESQARTLLLTGDAWDFDNRVFIAPPQPRPVHILFIGDESTRNEAASPLFYLSRALQQTPTLLPTLQVIPSSSATSIPAETDIVFTSGTPLQLPLAQALHTFMENGGMVVTVVEDTTTPAILSTLSSAPAAAIALSPAAPSQDYLMLAQVDIAHPLLRPFADERLRDFTKLRFWKHRSLSLSEAATPFLKVIASFDDRTPAILTSSPGKGTLILLTSGWHPADSQLALSTKFVPLLYGWLEAAGFHNEPASSLLVGDAFPQEANTQILTPDGHPLSQSTALTPGLYTITGARTPSSASQTQSPSPSAPISPGARTPPSATQTPSPSAPSSPGARTPSSASQTQNPSPSAQTPRLIAVNLPPEETRITPLEPNKLLEFGLPLDSPSTDLTPSPPEDRERLATTEQEGRQRAWLWLLTALLLLLALETWLSGRIRHPTPQPTYS from the coding sequence ATGACCTGGCTCTTCCCCCTCTACCTCCTCGGAGCCGCCGCCATCATCGGCCCCATCCTCATGCACCTGCGCCGCCGCCCGCCGCAGGACCGGGTGGAGTTCAGCTCCCTCATGTTCCTGGACGCGCAGCCCCCCATGCCCGTCAGCAAGCGCCGCCTGGAGCACTGGCTCCTCCTCCTTCTCCGCTGCCTCGCCCTCATTCTCCTCGCCCTCATGTTCGCCCGCCCGCTCTGGCGCGGAGAGGAAACCGCCGCCCTCAGTCAAAACCACGCCACCCTCATCCTGGTGGACCGCAGCGCCTCCATGCAGCGCGCAGACCTCTGGCCCCGCGCCCAGGCCGAAGCCGCGCGCCTACTCGCCGCCGCCACCCCGGCGGACCGCCTCGCCCTCGCCACCTTTGACCGCGACTTCACCCCACTCTGGACCTTCTCCGAGGACGCCTCCTCCGCCAGCACCCGCACCGCCACGGCAAATCAGCGCCTTCAGCAAACCCGCCCCGGCTGGGCCTCCACAGATCTCGGTCTCGCCCTCGTCCAGGCCACCACCCTTTTCACCAGCCAGCCCGGCCTCACAGGACTCAAAAAACGCATCATCGTCCTCACCGATTTCCAGGAAGGCACCCGCCTCGATGCCCTCCGCAGCCAAGTCTGGCCAGAGACCATCGCCGTCTCCCTCCACCGCCTGGACGCCCCAGATTCGGACAATCTTTCCCTGTCCCTCGCCGCCACCACCACGGAGGATAACAATGAGGATGACAACACCGCCTCACTGCCAACCTCCTCACCCCGCCGCCCCACCGCCCGCCTTCGCCTTTCCAATACCCGCGATTCCAAAGCGGCGAATTTCACCCTTGCTTGGGAAAAAGGCGGCGCAGAAGCCATCACCGGTTACCTCCCACCCGGTGCCACCCGCGTCCTCACCGCCCCTCCCATCGCGGATGAATCCCAGGCCCGCACACTCCTCCTCACCGGAGATGCCTGGGATTTTGACAATCGCGTCTTCATCGCCCCCCCACAGCCCCGCCCCGTCCACATTCTCTTCATCGGAGATGAATCCACCCGCAACGAAGCCGCCTCCCCCCTCTTCTACCTCAGCCGCGCACTTCAGCAGACCCCCACTCTCCTTCCCACACTTCAGGTTATACCCTCGTCCTCCGCCACCAGCATCCCGGCGGAAACCGACATCGTCTTCACCTCCGGCACCCCACTCCAGCTCCCACTGGCCCAGGCCCTCCACACCTTCATGGAAAACGGCGGCATGGTCGTCACCGTCGTGGAGGATACCACCACCCCCGCCATCCTCAGCACCCTCTCCAGTGCCCCGGCCGCCGCCATCGCCCTCAGTCCAGCCGCCCCTTCACAGGATTACCTCATGCTGGCCCAGGTAGATATAGCCCACCCCCTCCTCCGCCCCTTTGCCGACGAGCGCCTCCGGGACTTCACCAAACTCCGCTTTTGGAAACACCGCTCTCTGTCCCTATCGGAGGCCGCCACCCCCTTCCTCAAGGTCATCGCCTCGTTTGATGACCGCACCCCCGCCATCCTCACCTCCTCCCCCGGAAAAGGCACCCTCATCCTCCTCACCAGCGGCTGGCACCCCGCCGACAGCCAGCTCGCCCTCTCCACCAAGTTTGTCCCCCTCCTCTACGGCTGGCTCGAAGCCGCCGGATTCCACAACGAACCCGCCTCCTCCCTCTTAGTAGGAGATGCCTTCCCCCAAGAAGCCAACACCCAAATCCTCACCCCCGACGGCCACCCCCTCTCCCAATCCACCGCCCTTACCCCCGGCCTCTACACGATAACCGGAGCGCGGACGCCCTCGTCCGCATCCCAAACACAAAGCCCTTCCCCGTCCGCCCCCATCTCCCCCGGAGCGCGGACGCCCCCGTCCGCAACTCAAACACCCTCCCCGTCCGCCCCCTCGTCCCCCGGAGCGCGGACGCCCTCGTCCGCATCCCAAACACAAAACCCCTCCCCGTCCGCCCAAACCCCCCGCCTCATCGCCGTCAATCTCCCCCCCGAAGAAACCCGCATCACCCCATTAGAGCCTAACAAACTCCTCGAATTCGGACTCCCCCTCGACTCCCCTTCCACAGACCTCACCCCCTCCCCTCCTGAAGACCGCGAGCGCCTCGCCACCACCGAGCAAGAAGGCCGCCAACGCGCCTGGCTCTGGCTCCTCACCGCCCTCCTCCTCCTCCTAGCCCTCGAAACCTGGCTCTCCGGAAGAATCCGCCACCCCACCCCCCAGCCCACGTATTCATAA